GCCTCCGCCTCCGGGTTGCGCCAGTAGCCCTCGAAGGCGCTGCGGCCCCGGTTGACGAGTTCCCCGACCGCCTCGGCGGCGTTGAGGAGCCGGCCGGTGGCGGAGAAGCGGGCCGACTCGCACTCCCGGCCCGTCTCCGCGTCCACGACCGCCAGGTCGTCGGTCGGCGCCGCCCGGCCCACCGCGCCCGTCGGCGTGCCCGGCGTCCGCTGGATCGACGCGCCGCCCTCCGAGGAGCCGTACCCCTCCACGAGCGGCACCCCGAAGCGCTCCCGGAAGCGCGCCGCGTCCACCGCTCCCGCCTCCGTGCCGAAGCCGAGGCGGAGCCGGTGCGCGCGGTCCTCGGGGGTGGGCGGGGTGGCCAGGAGGTACTGCACCGCCCGGCCGACGTAGGTGAAGTAGGTGGCGTCGAAGCCCCGTACGTCCGAGAGGAAGCGGGAGGCCGAGAAGCGGGCCCTCAGCGCCACCCCCGCCCCGGCGACCAGCGCCGGTGCCCAGTCCGCGATCACCGCGTTCCCGTGGAACATCGGCATGCAGACGTAGTGGACGTCGTCCGGCCCGACGGAGAAGTGGGATGCGAGCGAGGCCCCGGCCGCCGCCAGCCGGCCCTGGCCGCAGAGCGCCGCCTTCGGCGCGCCCGTCGAGCCGGACGTGAAGGAGAGCAGGAAGCGGCTGTCGGGCCGTACGGGGCCGAGGCGCGCGTCGCCCGGGCGGGCGGAGGCGCACGGCGCGAGGAGTTCACGGTACGCGTCGGTGTCCGTGACCAGGATCCGCACGCCGGGCAGCGGAAGGCCGTCGAGGAGCGGCAGGTGGGCGCGCTGGGTGACCAGGACCCGGCAGGCCGTGTGCCGGATGTCGCGGGCGAGTTCGGCACCGCGCCGGGTGGGGTTGATCCCGGCGACGGCGGCCCCCGCGAGGGCCGCCGCGCTGAGCCAGAGCGGGTACTCCGGCGTGTTGTCGAGCAGGATGCCGAGGTGCGGCTCGCCTCCCGGCACGGGGGGCATCAGGTCCACGAGCAGGGCGGCCCGCGCGGCGGCGCCGGCGGCGACCTGGTGGTGGGTGAGGGTGTGGTGCTCGTCCCTCAGCCCGATCCGGTGGTCGCCCCATTGGCGCCGTACGAGTTCCGCGACGGTGTCCGCACCCCTCATGGGCCGGACTGTAACTGACGTATCGTCAGAACTGAACGCCTCGCCGGGCTCCGAACGGCCGGGGCTCACCGGCCGTCCGGCGCCCGGCGCCCGTCAGGGTCCGGCCCGTCGGGGCCCGACCCCCCTCAGGGTCGGGAGCCCGTCCGGGACACGGCGTCCGTCAGGGCCGGCGTCCGCCGCGATGGGGCGCACGGTCAGAACTCGCGACGGGCGATCAGAACTTGACGTCCGAG
This sequence is a window from Streptomyces sp. NBC_00691. Protein-coding genes within it:
- a CDS encoding AMP-binding protein; the encoded protein is MRGADTVAELVRRQWGDHRIGLRDEHHTLTHHQVAAGAAARAALLVDLMPPVPGGEPHLGILLDNTPEYPLWLSAAALAGAAVAGINPTRRGAELARDIRHTACRVLVTQRAHLPLLDGLPLPGVRILVTDTDAYRELLAPCASARPGDARLGPVRPDSRFLLSFTSGSTGAPKAALCGQGRLAAAGASLASHFSVGPDDVHYVCMPMFHGNAVIADWAPALVAGAGVALRARFSASRFLSDVRGFDATYFTYVGRAVQYLLATPPTPEDRAHRLRLGFGTEAGAVDAARFRERFGVPLVEGYGSSEGGASIQRTPGTPTGAVGRAAPTDDLAVVDAETGRECESARFSATGRLLNAAEAVGELVNRGRSAFEGYWRNPEAEAARLRDGWYWTGDLFYRDADGYLYFAGRTDDRLRVDSENLAAAMIEHILARWDRAAGVAVYAIPDPVAGDQVMAALALREGAVFDPAEFAAFLAEQRDLGTKMPPRFVRVMPELPLTATNKIHRVALRRESFLCGDPVWWRPGAGTTYERLTEATAETLRPQYPDPTRHP